One Tunturibacter gelidoferens genomic region harbors:
- a CDS encoding glycoside hydrolase family 95-like protein: MHSKSAGTPHSIFQIDGNFGATAAIAELLLQSHDKEVALLPALPIAWKNGSIRGLRARGGLEVALRWKDGKLVDTELLALRDGTHRLRVQRGLRLIRATNAKGDTVDLTPDKDGEIVTMRVRKGQ; this comes from the coding sequence GTGCATTCGAAATCAGCTGGAACCCCGCACAGCATCTTTCAGATCGATGGAAACTTTGGCGCTACGGCTGCTATTGCCGAGCTTCTACTACAAAGCCACGATAAAGAAGTCGCACTCTTACCAGCACTGCCAATCGCATGGAAGAACGGCTCTATCAGGGGCCTGCGCGCGCGCGGTGGACTGGAGGTTGCACTGCGATGGAAGGACGGCAAATTAGTCGACACGGAACTTCTTGCTCTGCGCGATGGCACTCACCGGCTGCGCGTTCAGAGAGGTTTGCGCCTTATTAGGGCGACCAACGCGAAGGGGGACACAGTCGACCTCACTCCAGACAAAGATGGGGAGATAGTCACGATGCGTGTGCGCAAGGGACAATAA